A DNA window from Agrobacterium vaccinii contains the following coding sequences:
- a CDS encoding response regulator transcription factor: protein MRVLLVEDDADLGGRIASALRLENFVVDVARNGEDALHAGLTELFDVAILDLGLPKIDGISVLKGWRESERNLPVLVLTARDGWPDKVASFKAGADDFLPKPFKVEELVLRLRALVRRAAGYASARLNCGPLVFDAQLGTFELDGLPLKLTALEWRVLSCLILRKETIVDRRELNERVYDGDAEVDSNSIEVIIARLRKKVGAERIETVRGRGYMLTAAVAT, encoded by the coding sequence ATGCGCGTATTGCTCGTGGAAGACGACGCAGATCTCGGCGGCAGGATCGCAAGTGCGCTCAGGCTTGAAAACTTCGTCGTCGATGTCGCCCGCAATGGCGAAGATGCGCTTCACGCCGGGCTCACGGAACTCTTCGACGTCGCCATTCTCGACCTGGGCCTGCCCAAGATCGATGGCATCTCGGTGCTGAAAGGCTGGCGCGAAAGTGAGCGCAATCTCCCCGTTCTTGTCCTCACCGCCCGCGATGGCTGGCCCGACAAGGTAGCGAGCTTCAAAGCCGGGGCAGACGACTTTCTGCCAAAACCCTTCAAGGTCGAGGAGCTGGTGTTGCGGCTGCGGGCACTGGTGCGCCGGGCTGCCGGTTATGCCTCCGCCCGGCTGAATTGCGGGCCGCTGGTCTTCGACGCGCAACTCGGCACCTTCGAACTCGATGGCCTTCCCTTGAAACTCACGGCGCTCGAATGGCGTGTCCTGTCCTGCCTCATCCTGCGCAAGGAAACCATCGTCGACCGCCGTGAACTGAACGAGCGCGTCTACGACGGAGATGCGGAAGTGGACTCGAATTCGATAGAGGTGATCATTGCCAGACTGCGCAAGAAAGTCGGTGCGGAACGCATCGAAACCGTGAGGGGCCGCGGCTACATGCTGACGGCAGCGGTGGCCACTTGA
- a CDS encoding tyrosine-type recombinase/integrase: MGKVAGKHPEKALSALKVKQLSLPGRYADGNGLYLVVDPSGAKRWMLRVTIQGKRSDMGLGSLSLVTLADAREKALEYRRAARQGEDPLAAKRQAKRVYPTFEKAARTVHAEHKLAWKNDKHIQQWINTLSEYAFSIIGEMRIDKIDTPDILRVLSPIWLSKPETARRIRQRIASVFDWAKASGFRDGDNPVEGVTRGLPKQTKQVKHHEALPFAEVPDFLIKLKASNSNLISKLAFELLILTATRTSETILAKPGEFDLKKKVWVVPADRMKTKREHRIPLVDRAVKIIEQAQELSLGGDYLFPGQKRGKPLSNMVFLKILGSMELGVTAHGFRSSFRDWAAESTNHPRDVVEMALAHAIENKVEAAYRRGDLFEKRRELMTEWEKHLSLISLKPPSI, encoded by the coding sequence ATGGGCAAAGTAGCAGGTAAACACCCCGAAAAAGCGCTTTCTGCGCTCAAGGTGAAGCAACTATCGTTACCGGGGCGCTATGCAGACGGCAATGGACTATATCTCGTGGTTGACCCATCTGGTGCAAAGCGATGGATGTTGCGTGTCACGATACAAGGTAAGCGCTCAGACATGGGGTTGGGAAGCCTGTCTCTGGTGACTTTGGCAGACGCGCGAGAAAAGGCTCTGGAGTATCGTAGAGCGGCTCGACAGGGCGAAGATCCACTTGCAGCTAAGCGTCAAGCGAAAAGGGTCTACCCCACTTTCGAAAAAGCCGCCCGGACGGTGCACGCTGAGCACAAATTGGCTTGGAAGAACGATAAACATATTCAGCAGTGGATCAATACGCTCTCGGAATATGCCTTCTCGATTATCGGCGAGATGCGGATAGACAAAATCGACACCCCTGACATCTTGCGGGTTTTGTCTCCGATTTGGTTGAGTAAACCTGAAACTGCGCGGCGTATACGTCAACGCATCGCCAGTGTTTTCGATTGGGCGAAAGCCTCAGGCTTTCGCGATGGCGACAACCCTGTCGAGGGAGTTACGAGGGGGCTACCGAAGCAAACGAAGCAGGTCAAACATCATGAGGCGCTTCCGTTTGCGGAGGTTCCAGACTTTCTCATCAAGTTAAAAGCATCCAACAGTAACCTGATATCGAAATTGGCATTCGAGTTGCTCATTTTGACGGCTACACGGACTAGCGAAACCATTCTTGCAAAGCCGGGTGAATTCGACCTGAAGAAAAAAGTGTGGGTTGTGCCTGCCGACAGAATGAAGACCAAACGTGAGCACCGCATTCCCCTTGTAGATCGTGCTGTCAAAATCATCGAACAGGCGCAGGAGCTTTCATTGGGCGGCGACTACCTTTTTCCAGGGCAAAAGCGGGGCAAGCCACTATCCAATATGGTTTTCCTCAAAATACTTGGTAGCATGGAGCTGGGCGTAACAGCTCATGGCTTTCGATCTTCTTTCAGGGATTGGGCAGCGGAATCTACCAATCACCCACGTGATGTTGTCGAAATGGCTCTTGCTCACGCCATTGAAAATAAAGTTGAGGCAGCATACCGTCGCGGCGATCTATTCGAAAAACGTCGGGAGTTAATGACTGAATGGGAAAAACACCTCTCTTTGATTTCCCTGAAGCCGCCAAGCATCTAG
- a CDS encoding DUF4112 domain-containing protein: MAARTWNASGASPGMSDEFLDSAERLRRLRRLSGIARLMDTAIGIPGTRLRFGADSIMGLVPLVGDGAGALVGLYIVNEARRMGVPREKLARMIGNIGMDAVVGSVPLFGDLFDVYFKSHRRNVNMIIDHFGIHDDELGRKR, encoded by the coding sequence ATGGCTGCAAGAACGTGGAATGCGAGCGGGGCGAGCCCCGGAATGTCTGATGAGTTCCTTGACAGCGCGGAGCGCTTGCGTCGATTGCGCCGCCTGTCCGGCATTGCTCGGCTGATGGATACGGCGATCGGTATTCCCGGCACACGGCTGCGCTTTGGTGCCGATTCCATCATGGGTCTTGTGCCATTGGTAGGTGATGGTGCAGGTGCGCTGGTGGGGCTTTACATCGTCAACGAAGCCCGTCGCATGGGTGTGCCGCGTGAGAAGCTGGCGCGAATGATCGGTAATATCGGCATGGATGCCGTGGTCGGCAGTGTGCCGCTGTTCGGTGATTTGTTCGACGTTTACTTCAAGTCGCATCGCCGCAACGTCAACATGATCATCGATCATTTCGGCATACACGACGATGAGCTAGGCCGTAAGCGGTAG
- a CDS encoding CHASE3 domain-containing protein, producing MSELSWSSLRRRYLTVPTLLRSIPIGVVIASGVLATTWTHTLLSDHQDMVVHTYEAIDTTKDVLIALDDAETGQRGYLVSGDRRYLAPYEKAMERLNVLQSDLSTRISDNSAQVARVATLKGLVDQKLAELSHSISLHDNQSAEAARANEISYMAVGTMDHIRDIIGSITVSERDLLETRQAEVETDELRIRIVAIIVGLASFLTRAGVEMYLTRKRLVS from the coding sequence ATGAGTGAATTGTCCTGGAGTTCGTTGCGTCGTAGGTATCTGACGGTCCCTACTTTGTTGCGATCGATCCCCATCGGGGTCGTGATCGCGTCAGGCGTACTGGCTACGACATGGACCCACACCCTTTTGAGCGATCATCAGGATATGGTTGTTCACACCTATGAGGCGATCGACACGACGAAGGATGTTCTGATAGCGCTCGATGATGCGGAAACGGGGCAGAGGGGATATCTTGTCAGTGGCGACCGTCGATATCTTGCGCCCTACGAAAAGGCGATGGAACGACTGAATGTCCTCCAAAGTGACCTATCGACAAGGATTTCCGACAATAGTGCGCAGGTCGCGCGTGTCGCAACTCTAAAGGGTTTGGTCGATCAGAAGTTGGCCGAGTTGAGCCACTCCATTTCGCTGCACGACAACCAGAGTGCGGAAGCCGCGCGTGCGAATGAAATATCTTACATGGCGGTCGGAACGATGGATCATATCCGCGATATCATCGGCAGTATTACGGTTAGCGAACGCGACCTGTTGGAGACGCGTCAGGCGGAGGTCGAGACGGATGAATTGCGTATCCGTATTGTGGCGATCATCGTAGGGCTGGCTTCTTTTTTGACGCGGGCAGGGGTTGAAATGTACCTGACGAGAAAGCGCTTGGTATCGTAA
- a CDS encoding ParA family protein → MTVITFANTKGGAGKTTAVLLLASELARRGLRICVVDTDPQRWLSKWRESADHRVDLSVITYVSASSLQNHVLENRRKFDHVIIDLPGAQSPLLATAVGLSNHVLIPVQGSTMDAQGGAQVLELLRYLDDRASIKIPHSVVLSRVNSMVTTRALLAAKALLAKRNVHVLDTPIIERAAFRDMFDFGGYLHMMNPAQVSNLDKAMQNASAFADEVMRLLPVQSVARYSSAA, encoded by the coding sequence ATGACGGTCATTACATTCGCAAACACCAAAGGTGGCGCAGGCAAGACGACGGCGGTTCTGCTGCTGGCGTCGGAACTGGCACGCCGCGGCTTGCGGATTTGCGTTGTCGACACCGATCCGCAGCGCTGGCTCTCCAAGTGGCGGGAATCGGCTGACCATCGCGTCGATCTCTCCGTCATCACATATGTTTCCGCCTCCAGCCTTCAAAACCACGTTCTCGAAAACCGCAGGAAATTCGATCACGTCATCATCGACCTTCCCGGGGCCCAGTCACCCCTTCTGGCGACCGCCGTCGGACTGTCGAACCATGTGTTGATCCCCGTGCAGGGCAGCACCATGGATGCGCAGGGTGGCGCGCAGGTTCTCGAACTGCTGCGTTATCTCGATGATCGCGCCTCGATTAAGATTCCACATTCCGTCGTGCTGTCGCGCGTTAATTCCATGGTCACGACCCGCGCACTTCTCGCCGCCAAAGCACTGCTCGCAAAGCGCAATGTACATGTGCTTGATACCCCCATCATCGAGCGCGCCGCCTTCCGCGACATGTTCGATTTCGGCGGCTACCTGCACATGATGAACCCCGCGCAGGTCAGCAATCTGGATAAGGCCATGCAGAACGCCAGTGCATTTGCCGATGAAGTCATGCGGCTTTTGCCAGTCCAGTCCGTAGCGCGCTACTCTTCAGCAGCCTGA
- a CDS encoding sensor histidine kinase has product MTIFPLKSPRSIAGRLLLFSGIFVTAALVVASVILWLALKTVVREQIDQRLDTQISALAGAVRQGPEGRLSLSTPLDAPPFDRGGSGWYWQIDAGDQHLTSRSLMQSTLEAPPPRQSLKHMLTGMASPGESRDSNGQMLYTRQISREIGGTVMIITASAPSTALIEPALRALFWLVPCMLVLGIVLLGGTLWQIRFGLRPLASMAKDIDAINSGELDRLPPQPSSELAPLSAKTNALLTANEERLIATRMQFANLAHGLKTPVASLLLALTDSNDPDGTLRDLGRRIDHRIKHHLSATRQVMAAANAVAGADIGSVVSNLHLAIGSIHADRGISFENNIEDAARVACDENDLEEMLGNLIDNAFKWASSHVNISAIKDGANLRISIADDGPGIPASRMEAVLLPGVREDERIAGSGFGLTIANELAELYGGSLALESNSPNGLRAVLILPASMKAGSSNLPLTA; this is encoded by the coding sequence TTGACGATATTTCCCCTGAAATCACCTAGGTCCATCGCCGGACGACTATTGCTGTTCTCGGGCATTTTCGTCACTGCGGCACTGGTGGTCGCCTCGGTTATCCTATGGCTCGCTCTGAAAACAGTGGTACGCGAGCAGATCGATCAGCGGCTGGACACGCAAATCAGCGCGCTTGCCGGTGCTGTCAGGCAAGGACCTGAAGGCAGGCTCTCACTCTCCACTCCCTTGGATGCGCCACCTTTCGATCGTGGCGGCTCCGGCTGGTACTGGCAGATTGATGCAGGCGATCAACACCTGACATCCCGCTCGCTGATGCAAAGCACACTGGAAGCCCCTCCGCCGCGCCAAAGCCTAAAACACATGCTGACGGGCATGGCCTCGCCCGGTGAAAGCAGGGACAGCAACGGCCAGATGCTCTATACGCGTCAAATCTCCCGCGAAATCGGCGGCACCGTAATGATCATCACCGCGAGTGCGCCCTCCACAGCGCTGATCGAACCCGCATTGAGAGCCCTGTTCTGGCTGGTCCCCTGCATGCTTGTTCTCGGCATCGTTCTTCTGGGCGGAACACTCTGGCAAATACGCTTCGGCCTGCGACCACTCGCGTCGATGGCTAAAGATATCGACGCTATCAACAGCGGCGAACTCGACCGACTGCCGCCGCAGCCATCGAGCGAACTTGCGCCACTTTCTGCAAAGACCAACGCTTTGCTGACGGCAAATGAGGAGCGGTTGATCGCAACACGCATGCAGTTTGCCAATCTCGCTCACGGCCTGAAGACGCCCGTCGCCAGTCTGCTTCTAGCGCTGACCGACAGCAATGATCCCGACGGTACATTGCGAGATTTGGGCAGACGCATCGACCATCGGATCAAGCACCACCTCAGCGCAACCCGACAAGTCATGGCCGCAGCTAACGCGGTGGCCGGTGCCGATATCGGATCGGTGGTGTCTAACCTGCATCTTGCAATCGGCTCCATTCACGCCGACAGAGGCATCAGCTTTGAAAATAATATCGAAGACGCTGCGCGGGTCGCCTGCGACGAGAACGATCTGGAGGAAATGCTCGGCAACCTGATCGATAACGCTTTCAAATGGGCATCGTCTCATGTCAACATCAGCGCCATCAAGGATGGCGCCAATCTGCGTATCAGTATTGCGGACGACGGCCCGGGCATCCCGGCCTCTCGTATGGAGGCCGTTTTGCTGCCGGGCGTTCGAGAGGACGAACGGATCGCCGGTTCCGGCTTCGGGCTCACCATTGCCAACGAACTTGCCGAACTCTACGGAGGTTCGCTTGCCTTGGAGAGCAATTCACCCAATGGGCTGCGGGCTGTTCTCATTCTGCCCGCGAGCATGAAAGCCGGCAGTTCAAACCTACCGCTTACGGCCTAG
- a CDS encoding helix-turn-helix transcriptional regulator, translated as MEIDTRHKLLRVGQIAKPEGILGVSKSTFWSMVRAGTISQGIKIGPRMRAWRASEITALIDRLEIQGDSDV; from the coding sequence ATGGAAATTGATACTCGACACAAACTTCTACGCGTAGGGCAGATTGCAAAACCAGAGGGTATTCTCGGGGTAAGCAAATCGACGTTCTGGTCGATGGTGCGCGCTGGAACAATCTCGCAGGGTATCAAAATTGGTCCGCGGATGCGTGCATGGCGAGCCTCCGAAATCACCGCTTTGATCGACCGCCTTGAAATTCAGGGAGACTCAGATGTCTAA